atgtgAGTATGTATAATATCTATTTATGTATATGCATAGAAAACATCAGATTGGTAATAGTAGGTAACTGTATAGATGGATGGAAATAGGGCAATTtgcatattttactttatatatttacctgttttaatttttaataagcaTTTGTTATTTCTATGGTCTAAGAAAACACAATAAGGAATATTAAAATACAGCTCATTGTGAAAAATAATCTCTCAGAGTGCTGGTAACTCCCAAATCCATCTCCAAGTGGTGGTCAAATGGCTAGTTCAATGCAAAATCCTACCCTCCGATGCAGAGGCTATAATATGGTCTTTGTTCCCAGAtgctaattttttctctttctacgctgaaacatacatatatatatatatgtgtgtgtgtgtgtgtgtgtgtgtatctgagaCTTCTATCAgtagtttaaaaaatagttgaaaaacAGGTATGAGCTGAGAGAcgtaaaaacaattttttttttggaataccTGAAAAACAATTTCAGGGTCTTAGTAATACCATAATATTTCCCCAGTTATAACCATAGCCACCTAAACAAATGTAATTTATATGTGGCATATATTCATAAACATTCACAAGTTATGATATTCATAATAAAAGGGTTTACCTTTATATTAGAAGAAAAGCAGCCAGAATTCATTGAATTTTCATGAATGACATGGTGCTATTTAACACTTCGAATATTTGGCTATAGATTACATGGACCAACTTAAGAAGAGGTGATGATTGATGATTAATAACTGATTTTAAAGAATCATTCTCCAAGTCCATTTGAATGGATCGAAGATCTATAAAGTACTTTAAATATTGCTTGTTTTATTCAGTCTTCTTTATATTCCATCATTTCTAATATCAAAAAGGGAGTCCATTTGAACACATTTTAAGTGATGgaagataataaaaatcaaaagttttGCTTTATGAATTCATTTCATTCAGTCCGGATTTTCATTATAGCTTATTGTAAGGGGACCACAAAAATTAACATGAAGATAGTCAAAATCACAATTTAGTGAACAGAGGACTGAAAacggaaaaaaattaagaaggaacaATTTTGCTCAGGTTTCAAAAACATTTAGTAACTAGGTATcatttcccattaaaaaaaaatctaggccgggcacggtggctcacgcctgtaatcccagcattttgggaggccaaggtgggcggatcacgaggtcagaagatcgagactccatcctggctaacacagtgaaaccccgtctctacaagaaaaatcagaaaatacaagaaaatcaaaaaatacaagaaaatcagctgggcatggtggcgggcacctgcagtcccagctactcgggaggctgaggcaggagaatggcgtgaacctgggagacaaatcttgcagtgagccgagaccacaccactacactccagcctaggcaacagagcgagactccgtctcaaaaaaaaaaaaaaaaaatctagaaaaggaagaaattaatcaACATGCATGGGAAAATGCATTGCAAATACTACAGTTTCCTCCTGCTGTAAGAGCATATATCTTTCAGAAAACAGGATAAAAGCTCCACAACATTGGTCTGGTCAACGATTTCTTGGACATGACTCCCAAAGCACAAGAAACAACAGCAGAAAAAAGCAAATGGGATTGTATCCAACTAAAATGTTTCtgaacaacaaaggaaacaacagagcaAAGAGATAACCCACAGATAAGGAGAAGATATTTGGAAATTACATACCTGTTAAGGGGCAATacccaaaatatataagtaactcaaacaactcaatactaagaaaacaacccaattaaaaaacgggcaaaggatctgaaaagacatttctcaaaagagacaaacaaatggccaacagatatgtgaaaaaaatgctcaacatctttaATCATCTGGAAATGCagattaaaccacaatgagacatcacctcacacctgttagggatagctattatcaaaaatataaaagacaatcttttttggtaagaatgtggagaatATGAAACACTCaaacattgttggtgggagtgtaaattagtacagccattttggaaaacagtatggaggcccctcaaaaaactaaaattataattaccgtatgatccagcaatcccacttctgcaTATATATTCAAAGTAATTGAAATcggtatattaaagagatatcttcactcccatgttcgttacagcattattcacaatagccaagacatggaagcaacctaagtgtccatcattggatggataaagaaaatgtggcacatgcaAATGGAAATACAATGGAAAcaattcagcctttaaaaagaagaaaattctagcCAGCCAGGTGTACTGGCactggcctgtagtcctagctacttcagaggctggggtgggaggatctcttgagcctaggagtttgataTCAGCATGGGCAACGTAATGAGACTCTTATGTCttatgtctcttaaaaaaaaaaaaagaaggaaaatttgtCAGTTGCAACATTTACAATAACGTGTTAATCTAGAAAGCATTGTACTAGGTGAAATGagtcaggcacaaaaagacaaataatgcatgatctcacttatatgtggaatcttaaaaagttgaattcatagaagtagagttgaatggtagttaccaggggATGGGGGTAAGGAGAGGCACAAGGAAAGGAGAGCTGTTTcttaaagggtacaaagtttcagttagacaagagGAATAAGTTCTTCTAGTAGTCTATTTCACTGCATGGGGACTATACTTAATAAtaacatattgtatatttcaaaattgcttaaaaagtagattttaaatgttcccacCATAAATAATTAGTATGTAAGGTGATGTATATGTTAATCAGCCTgttttaatcattccacaatgtattcaTGTGTCATAACgtgacactgtactccataaatacatacttttattatttgtcatttttaaaaaataaaatttaaaaaagtaatcacACTGCTAAAAATAGTATACTACTCTTAAACTCTGTTTGATAGCCAATTTGATCATATATGTTAATAATCCTAAACTACCACCCATTGATGTTCTGCCTCTGTTAAAGGGGCATCTGGGCAGACAAAATTTATAATTGTGTCCAGGGAGAAATGTACTACATCTCTTGAATACAAGAACTGGATTTCATCAATAACTTTATCCTCACAGTGGAGATGGATCCACCAGGTTCTCCTACTTTGATGGCACCCTGTCAGAATAAAGTTACCTCTCTGATAAGGCTTCCTtcactcccttctcccttctccctcctctcccacctaTACCCGGAAACCATACATTGCCCAAGCCCTTAGCACAATACCTGAGAGGGTCCCACTGGAGAGGGTCAAGCACTGAGCTATGCCACTCAGATAAGTAAATATTACTTATCCTGCTAATACCACACCCTCAGAGCAGGGCAGATCAGGGACCCCAGGATGGTGGTGAGACAGCTCTGGCTTAAAAGCAAGAAAGAGCCATGGTTTAAacagaaaaaccagaaaaaatcTTCAGCCTGGGATGTGAtgcaaaacaaatgtaaaaagctACCATTGAAAATAGTATGAATCATTATCTAAAAGGCCATTCTCAAGGGAACTTAGCaaagaaattaatgaaagagagccataaacataaaatttgcctGAACCACATCAATTTGCTAAGCCTACACTCAGAATCTCTTTTGAAAAAAGACAggtaaaatgtgaatttttcaaaaaagaaaatccatttccTGAGCCTTGAAATATTATGTATATTGGCTGACAATTTACAACAGAACAACACTCCACTTTTGTAAAATCGCCTTTGAACATGTTTGCACTGGGATAGATCCACTTATATTCCTAAAACTGTTAGACGAGAACAAAACCTAAATAGCAGGACATCTTCTGAGTTTCTGGTTTCCTTGGTTTTGCAGGAGCTGCCATCCTCTCTAAAGAGAAGACACTGCCTCCTCCATGTGCCAATGGGCTGCCACAATCAGCTAGAATCCTAGAACTCTGCCCCTTCCAAGAGGATTGAGAGTGACAACCTCCTATGTGAAAACATTGGGACATCAACGTGTGACCTGGCTGCCTGGACCAGGCAGTCACACATCTATCTCATACCACCTTTCCCAAACTCCGGGTTATTCAGTCTAAATAAGACCAGGTGCAGGACATCAAAAATTCATGCAGTGCACGTGTGGCCATGCCAAGCTAAGACTAGTTCCTTCTCAGTGTCTTTTTGTCCAACAAAGGTTCCAAAAATTCTTGGCATTCAGTCACACCCAGGGTCAACTTATGACCAGAGCAACGACAATTATTATTCTGTATTAAATGCCCACTGATAACATGGCATGGTGTCATGGGAATTGAAGGGTcagagaagcccagagaggctacCACCAATGACCTcccagaaggagaaaataaagaaaagtaggAGGAAGGAAGTGgaaagaagaatgagaaggaacaaagcaaaggggaaaggagCAGATGGGTGCTAGTCAGGCCTGTACCTGCCTCACTGGGGCTTTTTACTACTCGAGTTAGCCTCATTTTCACCCCAGGTGTAAAAGTTACTCCACATCTCAAGTTCAACATGGCTTGATCTGAATTTTTGTTAGATGTTCAAGCTACATATCTGGGTCAAGGCACAAGTTTGTACTCATCAACTCTATTTTTTCAAGTATTATATCTCCAATGaatgttattcttttttgagGAGAAAAGTTTTAAATCAGGCACTGAAAATTTATCGATAGTATGATCCAATTTTATGTAAAGAATATATAAGTATATGAATAGTAAAAGTGTCTGGAAGGGTATACATTGCTTAAATTCTGTGCTTCTCTCCCTAGCTGCCCAAAACAGTTCTTTTGCAGCCCTTCACTCTTTGACTCTGCACCTTCTCTCTGAAGGGCCACATCTACTTCCATGTGCTCCGTTATCATCCATCCTCCAATGGCTCTCAAATCCTTATTTGCAGCCCGTTCATCTCCTCTGAGCACCAGATCAATACATTCAAATGACAATAGCATATCCCCATCTGAGTGTCACACAGGTACATCAAACcgaatttattttaaaggaattaatcctccccaccccatctccccacAAATCTTTTTCTCTCACCTAACAATAGGAGCAAGAAAAAATGTTAGTTCACTTTCCCATCGCCCCACTTTTAAAACTGGTGTTACATGAGTTTCTACATATGCATGATTTAGTAGGCTTACCATACCCAGCAACTTTAAGTCAACCTGGTTTTGTCTGTACCACAAACATTACAGTACATACAGAGAAACTTGTATATAAAACCAGGTAAGTGAATAGAGGATTTTACCCTTTCCTGGCCTCATATATAAAGCAGGATAAAATCCCCCAAACAACTAGAAATATATTGCAGAGGCTGGTGTGATCATGTCTGAGGAAACACTTtggatttttagaaaagaaagaaaactactcctgtgagaaattattttaacagTTGCCTTGCAGGAATGACAGAACTTTACACAGTagtcacttaataaatgttaacctttattgttactattatttattaaatgacacTAAAACATGGCAGAATGCCCCAGCAAAACAAAAGTCAACCAAAAAACTATCAACCCTGCATTCTAGGTAATTAAGGGTGCTCAATTTTCTTAATtaactactatgtgccagaacaTTGTAAGTACTTTGCATATATTacctcattgaatcctcacaataaGCCTTATCTATCATTTCAGAGAAGAAACTTCAACCTACCTCATTTTTAATCTAAATATTTCTTCCATTCAATATGTGTTCCAATCAATCACTTGCTTCATTCCCAtcacttttctttctcaaaaacttCCTAAAAATCAATACccattttagataaataaaaacacatagatgaataaaaagtaaaaaagtaaagatCACTCATTATCCTTCTACCCAAAGATAACTACTGTTTCTATCTGGATATCTATAACTCCAGTTTTTAGTGTCCTTTTAAACATATGTTTTATTAGTCTcaaaaaaatggaattatactTCAAATACTTCTATCtacccattttttctttctcacttcacAATGCATAATGAATAGCTTTTCCTGGCAATATAGATTTCCATCAGCATACTTATCCTACTGTGTGAACATTCCTTACTTTATAACCAATCCAATGTGCTAGATACTtaaattgtttccaatttttactaGCTTAGACAGTGCTGGGATGAACAGCCTTTTACATACAATCTTTGGGCAATTATTCAATTACTTCCTTAGGACAAAGGGTTTACATAGTTTAAGGCTTACGATCTGTATTACCAAATGGCCACCACTAGGGTGTGAAAGGCTCCATTTTGCCACACCCTCACTGACACTATAGAGTAACAGATACTTTCATATGGACCCCAATTATTTTCTAGTAAAAAAAGATTTAGTGGGTCTGGGTGTTCAGTGGGATAATATTCAAACAACTCTCCACAACTGGCTTCACCCAGCTTTCCAAAATTATCTACTCCCACTCTCCACACTCTCCACTCTAAGCAGAATGATCTCCTGACTGTCATAGGAAGAGGGTTCCTACTTCCATGCCTTTCTCACACCATGCCCCCCTCGTCTTGTCTCATGGAATTCCCTAACCACCCTACCCGATGCAGGACTCATTTTCAATtgccacctcctccatgaagctttAGCCGACTAGCACATCCCACAGAAGCTTTTGCCTCCTTTGTGCTCTCAGAGGGAACATCTGACAATGAGTACATgcttcagatattctgttatctTTTGGTTTGTACGTTTCTTATCTCTCCAACTTGATTATAAACTGAAGGACAGggatggtttctttctttcttcttttttttctttccagcatTAACATACAACTTTATTGATGATACACAAATTAAATCAATGAAAATGACAGAAGGGAGCTTACTTATGATGAATTGGTTCACTGTCACTTatgcagaagaaaagcaaaatatttcaatCTAGGCAGCGAGATAAAAAGCAACAAACATGTTTTCAGAACAAGTAGtgatattcattcatccatcttaAACCTAAAGACCAACTCGGTTAAATATCAGCATTGATGATACGATATGATATTCATTATTCAAAACTGGTAGCTGAAAGGATTCCTTTACCATATAAACAAGGTGGAGAAAATGAATAGTTTACAATGTGTGTTGCTTCCGAAttacaaaatcaaggtgttatTCCTGGCTCTTTGGGAACATATGTTCAGCCAGTTTGGCCATGAATTTTCCAACTTTTACTTTCACCAAAAAATCATGGTGGCTTTCTATTCCCAGAACCTTATCAGCACACActtgaaattcttttaaaaagaaaaaaagtgaacctTCACCGAATTGATTCTGAGTAGGTTCATTTTCTTCCCATTTGAAATTATCATTTATATTCTCAAATATGACCAGAAGTTTAAGAATAACTTCTTTGTTCTCCTTCTTATTAAAGAGGAAGCCCAGTGAAGATGGTACTTGGGCCCTGAGCAGTTCCCTAGTCATGGCTGGATTTTCAGCCAAATTCAAAAGGAGTTTCAGAACCTGAAGTTTGGTTTCTTCATTTCCCGCTGAAAATAAACGAAAAAAGTCAGAAATGGAATTAGCAAGCATGTGCTGATACTCATTAGTAACAGTCATATTTGTAAGCAATCGCAGTCCAGCAAGCTGCACAGATGAGTTCAATCGAGAAGTGATTGTGTCATCACACACTTGATTCATGTATACCTTAAGCCTGCGCTGATTTTCAGCATTCACACTCAAGTTATTCAGGACAATTAAAGCCTTTTCCTTAACTATGGGATCCCGAGTATTGAGAATCTTTGCGACAATTGGGAGACCACCGAGATCACGAATAATATCTCTGTTAAATGCATAAGCAGCATTGTTACCCAGAGCAATTAAAGCTGCTTCAAGAATATAAGGCTTTTCAGACATCTCAACCAAGCAAAGAACCTTTTGCAGCTCTTGAGGGGACAAAATGGTATCATCTGAATTGGGAGAAGCCCGTTTCTGGACAGCCCGACGCGCCCGGGTAGCCCTGGCCCTTGCCCTGGCCCTAGCTCTGGTTCCAGCTTCAGTCCCAATCCGGGCCCAAGGTGGGTACCATACTATACTCTTGCTCTCAttgctgtcatcatcatcatcagaccAGTCATTATACCTGGCCCCAGAACAGTC
This genomic stretch from Chlorocebus sabaeus isolate Y175 chromosome X, mChlSab1.0.hap1, whole genome shotgun sequence harbors:
- the ARMCX3 gene encoding armadillo repeat-containing X-linked protein 3, with product MGYARKVGWVTAGLVIGAGACYCIYKLTRGRKQNKEKMAEGGSGDVDDAGDCSGARYNDWSDDDDDSNESKSIVWYPPWARIGTEAGTRARARARARATRARRAVQKRASPNSDDTILSPQELQKVLCLVEMSEKPYILEAALIALGNNAAYAFNRDIIRDLGGLPIVAKILNTRDPIVKEKALIVLNNLSVNAENQRRLKVYMNQVCDDTITSRLNSSVQLAGLRLLTNMTVTNEYQHMLANSISDFFRLFSAGNEETKLQVLKLLLNLAENPAMTRELLRAQVPSSLGFLFNKKENKEVILKLLVIFENINDNFKWEENEPTQNQFGEGSLFFFLKEFQVCADKVLGIESHHDFLVKVKVGKFMAKLAEHMFPKSQE